The Desertifilum tharense IPPAS B-1220 genome contains a region encoding:
- the truB gene encoding tRNA pseudouridine(55) synthase TruB: MFGFVNLNKPAGLTSHDCVMRVRRLLKIKRVGHAGTLDPAATGVLPIAVGKATRLLQFLPQNKAYLATIRLGVRTTTDDLEGEAIAIAEADRLTLQDVEAVLGQFQGKIQQIPPNYSAIQVEGRRLYDLARKGEDIQVAARTVEVHEIAVKDWRSGKFAELDVAIACGPGTYIRSIARDLGEILQVGGTLAALQRTFSSGFSLTESLTLETLEANTQEQCLELTPPDLALKHLGMVVLPASAALRWCQGQAIKIHTPNLNGFVRVKHEDGRFLGIGQINSSQPEAVLAPQVVQAEI, encoded by the coding sequence ATTTTCGGGTTTGTCAACCTTAATAAGCCAGCGGGTTTAACGTCTCATGATTGCGTGATGCGCGTGAGGCGGTTGTTGAAGATTAAGCGCGTGGGTCATGCGGGGACGCTCGATCCGGCAGCTACGGGGGTTTTACCGATCGCAGTGGGGAAGGCGACGCGCTTGTTGCAGTTTCTGCCTCAGAATAAGGCGTATCTGGCTACGATTCGTTTGGGGGTGCGGACGACGACGGATGACTTGGAAGGGGAGGCGATCGCGATCGCGGAGGCGGATCGCCTCACTTTACAGGATGTGGAGGCTGTTCTCGGTCAGTTTCAAGGCAAAATTCAACAAATTCCCCCCAACTATAGCGCCATTCAAGTCGAAGGTCGGCGCTTGTACGATCTGGCGCGTAAGGGGGAGGACATTCAAGTCGCAGCCAGAACTGTAGAAGTGCATGAAATCGCGGTTAAAGATTGGCGTTCGGGTAAGTTTGCTGAATTGGATGTGGCGATCGCCTGCGGGCCCGGAACCTATATCCGTTCCATTGCGCGGGATCTCGGAGAAATCTTGCAGGTTGGCGGAACGCTAGCCGCCCTTCAGCGCACGTTTAGCAGCGGTTTTAGTTTAACTGAAAGCCTTACCCTAGAAACCCTAGAAGCGAATACCCAAGAACAGTGTTTAGAACTCACTCCCCCCGATCTGGCGCTGAAACACTTGGGAATGGTTGTGTTACCCGCATCGGCGGCTTTACGCTGGTGCCAGGGTCAAGCGATCAAAATTCATACCCCCAACCTCAATGGGTTTGTGCGGGTGAAGCATGAGGATGGGCGGTTTTTAGGGATCGGTCAAATTAACAGCAGCCAGCCAGAAGCCGTATTAGCGCCGCAAGTGGTTCAAGCAGAAATTTGA